In one window of Spirochaetaceae bacterium DNA:
- a CDS encoding DnaJ domain-containing protein, with protein sequence MLAHYLTLGLAPSASQAEIRRRYLELTRSHPPSRNPDRFGRIAAAYEALQDDRSRVRTAIFGVAEYNEWELALDVLVEARVAARKAPGLQALLAAEGLQR encoded by the coding sequence ATGTTGGCCCACTACCTGACCCTGGGTCTTGCCCCGAGCGCCAGCCAGGCGGAGATACGACGGCGCTACCTGGAACTGACTCGCAGCCATCCCCCGAGCCGCAACCCGGATCGGTTCGGGCGCATCGCCGCCGCCTACGAAGCGCTGCAGGATGACCGCTCACGGGTGCGGACCGCCATATTCGGGGTCGCCGAGTACAATGAATGGGAGCTGGCGCTGGACGTCCTGGTGGAGGCGCGTGTCGCGGCGCGCAAGGCGCCCGGCCTGCAGGCGCTGCTGGCGGCCGAAGGGCTGCAGCGGTGA
- the grpE gene encoding nucleotide exchange factor GrpE, whose translation MNPSEREPAGTGAIGIDPDRIDAAETQPGAAGASPEVGSGADQWKRQALADFRLWLEDLDEPPHAAEADPEAAPCDLRDLFAELAALRQEVHLQNREQSRARRELAATATRYGEAERVLEARDQELAAFESRVGRAAENRCLLPVLEVRDALVRGHDAAVRLRKADAKSGKGGKGDNSRRKGVRRRLRRMQRGIAGVIEGYELAVRRCDRMLARFGVRGVPAVGVRFDARTMHAVDIRRVKQQAEGVVVEEYVGGFVRDGAVLRLAEVAVNRLRRAGGAD comes from the coding sequence GTGAACCCCTCCGAGCGCGAACCCGCCGGGACCGGCGCGATCGGGATCGACCCGGACCGCATCGACGCCGCGGAGACGCAACCCGGTGCGGCAGGCGCTTCGCCGGAGGTGGGCAGCGGCGCGGATCAGTGGAAGCGGCAGGCGCTGGCGGACTTCAGGCTGTGGCTGGAGGACCTTGACGAGCCCCCGCACGCGGCGGAGGCGGATCCGGAAGCCGCACCCTGCGACCTGCGTGACCTGTTCGCGGAGCTTGCCGCACTCCGGCAGGAGGTGCACCTGCAGAACCGCGAGCAGTCGCGGGCGAGACGAGAGCTGGCCGCCACGGCCACCCGCTACGGCGAGGCGGAGCGCGTGCTGGAAGCTCGCGACCAGGAGCTTGCCGCCTTCGAGAGTCGGGTCGGGCGGGCAGCCGAGAATCGTTGCCTGCTGCCGGTGCTCGAGGTGCGCGATGCCCTCGTGCGCGGCCACGACGCCGCGGTGCGGCTGCGGAAGGCGGACGCCAAGAGCGGCAAGGGTGGCAAAGGCGACAACAGCAGGCGCAAGGGAGTGCGCCGGCGGCTACGCCGCATGCAGCGCGGCATTGCCGGGGTGATCGAAGGCTACGAGTTGGCGGTCAGGCGCTGCGACCGCATGCTGGCGCGGTTCGGCGTGCGCGGCGTGCCGGCGGTGGGGGTCCGATTCGACGCCCGCACCATGCACGCGGTGGACATCCGCCGGGTCAAGCAGCAGGCGGAGGGGGTCGTGGTGGAGGAGTATGTCGGCGGCTTCGTGCGCGACGGCGCGGTACTGCGCCTGGCGGAGGTGGCGGTCAACCGCCTGCGGCGGGCGGGAGGAGCGGATTGA